A stretch of Armatimonadota bacterium DNA encodes these proteins:
- a CDS encoding site-specific DNA-methyltransferase — MTQTTVILGDSREALKAYPDGFFNLIVTSPPYADARKRHYDSISPADFPDFLCRFAEEFWRALDDDGSFVLNIKDKVVNGVRNRYVWRTVLALEEMGWRCIDDYIWLKPNAMPGYWPNRLRDEWEYCFHLTKRAKFAMYQDAVRKPIGDWAPKRLAKLNGKSAERHNSENDSGFGRDLRKWVDKQHVLPGNVVEAPLVGKNMGHPAAFPVGLPEFFIKLFTKEGDWVLDPFGGSGTTALAAEGLGRNVVVIDNKPEYVKVAFERLEKSKAHSTERVFHIPEGRLTEAAQNEQLQLFVRERLVKTLSTP; from the coding sequence TTGACCCAAACCACCGTCATCCTTGGCGATTCGCGAGAGGCGTTGAAAGCCTATCCAGACGGCTTCTTCAATCTGATCGTAACCTCGCCGCCGTATGCGGACGCGAGGAAGAGGCATTACGACAGCATCTCGCCAGCCGACTTTCCAGATTTTCTTTGTCGCTTTGCCGAAGAGTTTTGGCGCGCGCTGGACGACGACGGCTCGTTTGTGCTCAACATCAAAGACAAGGTGGTAAACGGCGTTCGCAACCGCTATGTCTGGCGCACCGTTTTGGCGCTGGAAGAGATGGGGTGGCGCTGCATCGACGACTACATTTGGCTAAAGCCGAACGCGATGCCCGGCTACTGGCCCAATCGGTTGCGCGACGAGTGGGAGTATTGCTTTCATCTCACCAAGCGTGCGAAGTTTGCCATGTATCAGGATGCCGTTCGCAAGCCGATCGGCGATTGGGCTCCCAAGCGATTGGCTAAACTGAACGGCAAGAGCGCCGAACGGCACAACAGCGAGAACGACAGCGGATTTGGTCGCGATCTTCGCAAGTGGGTCGATAAACAGCACGTTTTACCGGGCAATGTGGTCGAGGCGCCGCTGGTCGGCAAGAACATGGGGCATCCGGCCGCCTTTCCGGTCGGACTGCCAGAGTTTTTTATCAAACTGTTCACCAAAGAGGGCGATTGGGTTCTGGACCCCTTTGGCGGAAGCGGCACGACCGCGCTAGCGGCAGAGGGCTTGGGACGCAACGTGGTCGTCATCGACAACAAGCCGGAGTACGTCAAGGTCGCATTTGAGAGGCTTGAAAAGTCGAAGGCGCATAGCACCGAGCGGGTTTTTCACATCCCGGAAGGGCGTTTGACAGAAGCGGCTCAGAACGAGCAACTACAGCTGTTCGTCAGAGAAAGGCTTGTAAAAACGCTCTCTACCCCTTAA
- a CDS encoding DUF1287 domain-containing protein — MIAVIALTLLLFIAGCQEEPRAKPPSPTANKVLISAKQQAEEGAIYDASYRQIPYPMGDVSEDRGACTDVVVRALRAAGKDLQALIHKDAKANPAAYHRIERGRLDKNIDHRRVPNHLAFLRRHAQAIKRDDLMPGDLVYWILDNGRDHCGIVSDAKNARGEWLVVHNLSRCQEEDVLTRWKFVAGFRYP, encoded by the coding sequence ATGATCGCCGTCATAGCCCTAACTCTTCTCCTCTTCATCGCAGGATGCCAGGAAGAGCCGCGAGCCAAACCGCCCTCCCCAACCGCAAACAAAGTCCTCATCTCGGCCAAACAGCAGGCCGAAGAAGGCGCGATCTACGATGCTTCGTATAGACAGATCCCCTATCCTATGGGCGATGTGTCCGAAGATCGCGGCGCCTGCACCGATGTTGTCGTCCGCGCGCTCAGAGCCGCCGGAAAAGACCTTCAAGCTCTCATTCACAAAGACGCCAAGGCCAATCCGGCCGCTTACCATCGAATCGAAAGAGGCCGCCTCGACAAGAACATAGACCACCGACGCGTGCCCAACCATCTTGCCTTCTTGCGACGACATGCCCAGGCGATCAAGCGCGATGACCTGATGCCGGGAGACTTGGTCTACTGGATTCTGGACAATGGACGCGATCACTGCGGGATCGTATCCGATGCCAAGAACGCACGGGGCGAATGGCTCGTCGTCCACAACTTAAGCCGATGCCAAGAAGAAGACGTCCTAACGCGCTGGAAGTTCGTCGCTGGTTTCCGGTATCCATAA
- a CDS encoding proline--tRNA ligase — protein sequence MPKEGITTREQDYAQWYLDIVQQAELADYSPVRGCMVIKPMGYAIWENIQRALDDRIKATGHQNAYFPLFIPMSFLQKEAEHVEGFAPEVAVVTHGGGEELAEPLAVRPTSEAIIGHMFAKWINSYRDLPLLINQWANVVRWEMRTRPFLRTTEFLWQEGHTAHATEEEAEAETLMILNEVYADFVEKEMALPVFKGLKTDKEKFAGALRTYAIEAMMQDGRALQAGTSHNLGQNFARAFDMVYRDANNQDQLCWTTSWGVSTRLVGALIMAHSDDEGLVCPPRLAPIQVVAVPIYKSEDERPKVLEAMGKLTADWHGKFRFKVDDRDQLTPGFKFNEWELKGVPLRVELGPRDIEQGTVALARRDMPGKAGKSFVPQAGLAEAIAAMLDDIQQALFDRALKFRDENTRFAANYGEFQALIEQGFVRCYWDGTGEDEDRVQEETKATIRVIPLDQPSDPGACVLTGRTTNRQVVFARSY from the coding sequence ATGCCAAAGGAAGGAATAACGACCCGAGAGCAAGATTACGCTCAATGGTATCTCGATATCGTGCAACAGGCCGAGCTGGCCGACTACTCCCCCGTGCGCGGATGCATGGTCATCAAGCCCATGGGGTACGCCATTTGGGAGAACATCCAAAGAGCCCTGGACGACCGCATCAAAGCCACCGGCCACCAAAACGCCTACTTCCCCCTCTTCATCCCCATGAGCTTCCTGCAAAAGGAAGCCGAGCACGTGGAAGGCTTCGCGCCCGAGGTCGCCGTGGTAACGCACGGGGGCGGCGAGGAGCTGGCCGAACCGCTCGCCGTGAGGCCCACTTCTGAAGCCATCATTGGCCACATGTTCGCCAAGTGGATCAATTCCTATCGCGATTTGCCGTTGCTCATCAACCAGTGGGCCAACGTCGTGCGATGGGAGATGCGCACCAGGCCCTTTCTGCGCACTACCGAGTTCCTTTGGCAAGAGGGCCATACCGCCCACGCCACCGAGGAAGAGGCCGAGGCCGAGACGCTGATGATCTTAAACGAAGTCTATGCCGACTTTGTCGAAAAGGAGATGGCTCTCCCCGTCTTCAAGGGTCTCAAAACCGATAAAGAGAAGTTTGCGGGCGCTCTTCGCACTTATGCCATCGAAGCGATGATGCAGGATGGACGGGCCTTACAAGCGGGCACCTCGCACAATCTGGGTCAGAATTTCGCCCGAGCGTTCGACATGGTCTATCGCGACGCCAACAACCAGGATCAGCTCTGTTGGACCACCTCTTGGGGCGTCTCCACGCGCTTGGTCGGCGCGCTCATCATGGCGCACAGCGACGACGAGGGTCTGGTCTGCCCGCCCCGCCTGGCGCCGATCCAAGTCGTGGCCGTACCCATCTACAAGAGCGAGGACGAACGCCCCAAAGTGTTAGAGGCGATGGGCAAATTGACCGCCGATTGGCACGGCAAGTTTCGATTCAAAGTCGACGATCGCGATCAGCTGACGCCTGGGTTCAAGTTTAACGAATGGGAATTGAAGGGCGTGCCCCTGCGCGTCGAGCTAGGGCCTCGAGACATCGAGCAGGGAACCGTCGCGCTGGCTCGGCGCGATATGCCGGGCAAGGCGGGCAAGTCGTTCGTGCCTCAGGCTGGCTTGGCCGAGGCGATCGCTGCCATGTTGGACGACATCCAGCAGGCGCTGTTCGATCGCGCTCTAAAGTTTCGAGATGAGAACACGCGCTTTGCCGCTAACTATGGCGAGTTTCAGGCTCTGATCGAGCAGGGTTTTGTGCGCTGCTATTGGGACGGCACGGGCGAGGACGAAGACCGCGTGCAAGAAGAGACCAAGGCGACCATTCGGGTGATTCCATTGGACCAGCCTTCCGATCCGGGCGCCTGTGTGCTCACCGGCAGGACGACCAATCGCCAAGTTGTGTTCGCCCGATCGTACTGA
- a CDS encoding response regulator transcription factor — MSFRKWHGQKPVRLTKREIEVLSLIAQGKSSKEVADALFVSKRTVDFHLANIYEKLNVTNRVQAFRRAAQLGLIPFEAFFSGNES, encoded by the coding sequence ATGAGCTTTCGAAAGTGGCACGGACAAAAGCCGGTTAGACTGACCAAGCGAGAGATCGAGGTGCTGAGCCTGATCGCTCAGGGCAAGTCATCCAAAGAAGTGGCGGACGCGCTTTTCGTCAGCAAGCGCACGGTGGACTTTCACCTGGCCAATATCTACGAAAAGTTAAACGTTACTAATCGCGTTCAGGCGTTCCGCCGAGCGGCACAGCTGGGGCTGATACCTTTCGAAGCCTTTTTCAGCGGCAACGAATCGTAA